The Candidatus Nanosynbacter featherlites region ACGCTCAGCTCCATATCCACCAGTTCCATGATTCGCTCATCATACCCCTCATATCGTCCACAGATAAAGATGTAACCGTGCTCTTTTTCTGAAAATTCTTGCGCCAGCGACTGCTTCCATCTGGTGCCGCGTGGCGTCATGATGACTACCTTGGCAGTTGGGTCCTGACTCTTGGCGTGTGCCACCGCCTTCCACAGCGGCTCTATCATCAGCAGCATGCCGTCACCGCCACCATATGGAGTGTCGTCAACTTGTCGCCGCGGCCCCAGACCAAACTCACGCAAATCAATGGTTTCCAGACTCACCAGACCCTCTTTTTGTGCTTTCCACATCATGGAACTACCAAACACACCCGTCAACATTTCGGGGAATAGTGTAATCACTTGAAATTTTCTCATCTCTCAAATTTTAGCATACACTTGACTAAAAAGTATTTTTAGTGTAAAATGATGCCTAACAATTTAAAGGAGTTTTTGTTATGAAGGAAACCTTACAACAATCTAACTTTCTGCGTGATAAAGTCGCTAAGCCTGCCGCAGGATTAGCCATCGTTGGTACTAGTCTTGGTATTGGCGGCTGTTCAGCTGAACCACAGCCCGACATGTACAAAATGTCTGTCGCTATAGCCTGTGATGGACAATCACATTTTGGTAAACCTGGAATATTGTCATACGAAAATGACGTCAACGGCAGGGGCGACACCGGAAACGTAGACAGAGTGACCGTTGGCTGTCAAACCTGGTCTATGGACGCTGACTCTAGCCAGGAAAATGACGCTCGAGTTGCTGGAGAAGTTGAAAAAAGAAAGCTAACAGAAGAAGAACAAAAAGGCAATCGGCAAAATCGGGTTTACGATATTGTCAGTGAGACCCGAGATGATAAAACATACACCATTGATTGGAATGTCACGGTTGATAAGCCAAAGGAGGGAAAGAAAGACGCCGCAACTGAACTTCCTCACCCTCTTTGCTATGCAGGCAACTATCTGGTTGGAGATGGCGATTCTGGGACCATCGTGTATGAGATCTCAGACCCAGACCACAAGATCAACCCCGTAATAGACCCTAATGACACAGGCGGTTACATAGTCAATAAAAACGCTGACGGAAAAGTAACCTCCTATATGCGAGAAAATCCAGCACCAGATGCTAATTTCGTGGAGCCACCTTATTTCTAAGTAGATCTAAACCATAGCCCAAAAAACCGCCTCATCACGGGGCGGTTTTTTAGCACAAATAAGGCTCTCAATGGTTACCCATTGCTCGCATAGAGCTGTTCTCGCATGTTGTCTGTGCTTGAACTACGTTTATTATATATCAAGGTCGTCCAGTTCTGCAAGCT contains the following coding sequences:
- the trmD gene encoding tRNA (guanosine(37)-N1)-methyltransferase TrmD yields the protein MRKFQVITLFPEMLTGVFGSSMMWKAQKEGLVSLETIDLREFGLGPRRQVDDTPYGGGDGMLLMIEPLWKAVAHAKSQDPTAKVVIMTPRGTRWKQSLAQEFSEKEHGYIFICGRYEGYDERIMELVDMELSVGDYVLTGGELPAMTIIDSIVRLLPGVLGGEQSAVIESFSDGETLEFPQYTRPAEFNGLRVPEVLLSGNHAMIAKWRENHSKKAK